The Pseudomonas asiatica genome has a segment encoding these proteins:
- a CDS encoding amidohydrolase has translation MRDLSTLPNLKVALVQTTLAWHDREANYAHFEVLLEQVGEVDLVILPEMFTTGFSMQSESLCEPENGPTYKWLKAQAKKYNTVITGSVIIQAADGSHRNRLLWARPDGEILHYDKRHLFRMAGEHKHYTPGERQVQFELKGWRIRPLICYDLRFPVWSRDAQDTDLLLYTANWPAARRQHWNRLLPARGIENLCYVAAVNRVGTDGKGFAYSGDSQVLDFQGESLLSAGEADGVFTVVLSAAELAAYRTKFPANLDADTFELH, from the coding sequence ATGCGCGATCTGAGCACACTGCCGAACCTGAAAGTCGCCCTGGTGCAGACCACCCTGGCCTGGCACGACCGCGAGGCCAACTATGCGCACTTCGAGGTGCTGCTGGAGCAGGTGGGCGAAGTGGACCTGGTGATCCTGCCGGAAATGTTCACCACTGGTTTTTCCATGCAATCGGAAAGCCTCTGCGAGCCGGAAAACGGCCCGACCTACAAATGGCTGAAGGCCCAGGCGAAGAAGTACAACACGGTGATTACCGGCAGCGTGATCATCCAGGCCGCCGATGGCAGCCACCGCAACCGCCTGCTGTGGGCCCGGCCGGATGGCGAGATCCTGCACTACGACAAGCGCCACCTGTTCCGCATGGCCGGTGAGCACAAGCATTACACCCCAGGTGAGCGCCAGGTGCAGTTCGAGCTCAAGGGCTGGCGGATTCGCCCGCTGATCTGCTACGACCTGCGCTTCCCGGTGTGGAGCCGTGATGCCCAGGACACCGACCTGTTGCTATACACCGCCAACTGGCCGGCTGCGCGCCGCCAGCACTGGAACCGCCTGTTGCCAGCGCGGGGTATCGAGAACCTGTGCTATGTGGCGGCGGTGAACCGGGTGGGCACCGACGGCAAGGGCTTTGCCTATTCCGGCGACAGCCAGGTGCTGGACTTCCAGGGCGAGAGCCTGCTCAGTGCCGGGGAGGCCGACGGGGTGTTCACCGTGGTGTTGAGCGCGGCGGAGCTGGCGGCCTACCGGACCAAGTTCCCGGCCAACCTGGATGCTGACACCTTCGAGCTGCACTGA